The genomic DNA cAAACTGGGTCCACAATTTTGGTTCCCTGGGTGAACGAGATATGAGAACTGCAGGTTCAGTTTGAACAAGAAAACTGGTTCAAAATTGAACAAGACGAAACACAgaccattcttcttctcttgtaaAAGCCAACTGAATACTACATCAAGTAGTTTCCTAGTAAGTTTAAGAGtatgaaattaaagaaaaattttcagaaaaatttctttcaattttcGTGTTTTTCTAAGTTTTCCTATATTCATATCATACGTGGGTCTGGACCTGGTTGTAATCAAGGTTAAAGGCATTGGAATCAGGTATCATATCGATCCTAGATGATACCAATACTAATCCAGACACGGATTGGGATAAGCAGGTTGAGTCGGATTGAACTGGGTCTGACGCCACAAATCGATCCACTTTTTGGGATCGGCTCCTGAATTGggtatttatataaaaaagaaaattgaaaaactaTCTAGCTTgtagtctttctctttctctctctctctctctctctctctctcacacacacacacacacactcaccgcCTCTCTGCAACTCATTGGTAGCCCAAGTACAGCCTCCCTGCAACTCACTGAAAGCCCAAACACCTCCTCTATGCAACATAGTTTACCATCATCGGACACCTAGCAACACCCCCTTCTCTGTTtctccttccccctcccctctctctctctctctcccttttcctcTCCCCATCTGTCCTCCCTAGCCCCCTTTGCAAACCCTCTGTCCCACCATCCTATCCTCCTCACCCCCTGCAAATCCTCCTGGCACAGTTCTATTCTCCTGcttgaaattaaaaattctcATAAAAATCATAGATTTAAGAGATATTGTTGCCCTGTGAAAATCTCTTCCTGAAATCTTCCTAAACTCCTTTGGCTGTAGTTTGAATCATAACATTGGCAAATATCGATGAGTCCGTATTGTTCCACAGCCATACAAGGATTgtaaaccatttttctctcatCCACTCCTCATACACCTTGGAATCTTTTGGGTTGGAGGTTCAAAATGAAGATATTTCAGCTTCCCTTTGGCTTTAATATAGACTTGGACTTTTGGAGCCCACAGTAAGTAATTTCCAAGTCTTCTACCGAGGTTGAATACTGTTCCATGTCATCAGTTTGTAGTGAGATTGCTTTGCTTCATGGGTAATTTGGTGATTTCTCTATTTCATTTTCAAAGCCCACACCTCGTTGTGCTAATAATACCAATGCCATTTGCATTGCTTCCAATACTGTATTTCATGAATGCATGATGCACATTGAGGTTGACTCACttcattcatgaaaaatatcTAAGCGACGAAGGTTCTAAGCAtaattgtcaaggcgtcacTTAGGAAATAGGAAATGCCTAGGTATTGCCTTTGCATCCAGACAGTTTTGTAGGGGTCAAGGCGGCTGTCTCCTTAGTGTAAGGCACTGGCCTAGCTAGTTTGGCACTTGGTCTAGCACTTATATATGTCAAATATCGTTCAAGTACATGGAATTTTTATGTACttgagatattattcataaataagcgaacgcccctatttgaatccaacaaAACTAGTTTTAaaaccaaattccaaaaggacAAATAGTTAGACCccatttcaaggacaaaaactagatttttgtTCGTAAGGGCGATTTttaactttcaaatgttggggtttttcccaaatctggaaattccaTAAATTTTATCATTAGTAAAACATCGCAAAAAAATAGAAGTgtgggtaaaataattttttgttctaaTGTCCAAAACTTTATTTACATTTAAgtgattttaacaacattcgcaCACCTTAAAAATAAGTTcgaccggaacataactttgtcaataCAACTTGGATTTAAGCAATCTTGgatttgtgctctacctaatacaaaaagtctcatataaaaataaatcatttgactagtcaaacttattatagaacaacaacatttctctaaatgtttgatttttgatattttaggtggcttaatgttgattttttttgttacaaggtatatgtagcatactaaatggTGTTAGAAAAGATGGAAAATGAAAGATAACACTTGGACGCCTTCATTGCCTAGGCAATGCTATGCGAGTGTcttgtcgcctaagcgcttaggcacctctccaccgccttgggtcaccttgacaactatggtatcatattgtatcggccaatacgtatcagtatcggtGGATATTGATGCGAtacttatttaataaaaaagaagttTGTATCGATTGATACGATCTGATATAGGTAAGATACACTTCCTTTAAACCTGCAAACAAAAATTGTGAGTGAGATACAAAACTGAGAGCAATCAAAAGGTGgaaacttatttttttctttaatatgaGTTGGAGCAAATCATGTAACATAAAAACCGACGctaattttcaccatttcaacAATTTTGGTGGATTTACAATGTTCAAATAACGGATGGAAACAGATATGCATTTCTTAACCATATCCAtatgtatctttagcatatcctACATTTCTCAGATATGATACccaatactgatacttaaaTCCTTGTTAGCGACTGCATTTCTCTTCCCTACATAGCTTCCTCTCATCAGATTGAGGACATTTTTACCAGAGCTATGTCTTCAGCTTGCCATCAATTTCTCATGACCAAACTTATGCTGTCTGCCCATCAGTTTGAGGGAGAGTGTAAAGATAGAAGATGATATTTCTTTCCTTGTATAGCTGTATACAATTTGTATGATATTTCTATGTAGAGATACCTTGTATAGGTCCATTTTTGTGTATTTATTTTCCATCTACATGAATGCAAGACTGGAGATTTTACTGACTTACAATTTGAACATTCACAGTATCAGTGGTAGGCTGGTAGGGACTTTATCATTATCAGACCTCTTCCCAAAACTGTAGAAAACATAGAATTACAGCCAGGAGAAGCACAATATACCCAGCAACTAGAATCACAACGATATCAATTTTATCTCAACAAATTCACAACTAAGAGAACCAGAACTGATACTTGGTAGCCAAACACCCAATCAATAACTCCACAGTAAGCAGAGAAAAACAGAAAGCACATCTGAAAGCACCTGCTATTGTCAGTTGACATCAGCATGGGCAGAAAACAGAGTACTAAATCTGTTGGAGGCGAAGGCTTAAGCAGGAAGAAAGATACAGAAAGAGATCACTGTTTGggatgctctgataccatgttactgTGGTCAGAACATCTGTGACTGTAGTTgatagaaggaaggaggagaagaatagaaaaatagaggagaaaGGAGGAGGTTGATGGGGAATAGAATACACCTCTGACCCCACACCATATATAAAGGAGCAACCAGtacgaggctcccactactgtagggtctgggaggggcaaatgtccGCAGCCTTAACCCCTGCTTCacaagagaggctgtttccaagtttcaaacctgtgaccaacatgttgcaatagtgcaacttaaacGTTGCGTCACAGGCTCTCCCACATTATATATATTATGGTAAAAACATGTGACTATTATATAAACACTCCCTGACTATACCAGAAATACCCCCTACTACTACAAATACTCTTttaactataaaaataaaacacagtTATGTGttaacatttttttcaaaactaaaaattaattttcttttcaggAATATATCCAAGATGGCATAGACTGGACAAAGGTTGACTTTGAAGACAACCAAGGTTGTCTAAATCTTTTTGAGAaggtatgctattttttttatttttttttcttggtggaaATATTCATTAAACTCGATGGTACTGCAAGATTAGTTTATTTGTTGCTACTAGTTGAAGAAACAATCTGAACTTTTAATGACTACCATAACAGTAATATTTTGACCAGACCTCGCACATGCtgaagcctcatgcactgggtacgccctttttttttttataacagtAATATTTTGATTGTCTTAGGTTTAGATTCTTAGGTTTAGATCTGGTCAATGGTTTCCAAATATCTTCAGGATGTACCAAAATTCCCAAGACAAAAATCACCATTATTAATATTGATGATTACATACAGacggcgtacccagtgcacgaggctcccaccactgcgggGTCAGGGGAGGTTCATAATGTACAcaccttacccctgcttcgcggagaggctgttttccATCTCGAACCCGCGACCACTAGGTCTATATTGATGACTACATCTTCCATAATATGTCACTTCAAAAGGTGCAGCGGATTtaccccccctcccctcttttctTTATGAAGCATGAAAAAATCTTTCAATCAGCCAAGTGATTTTTGAATGAACAATGAAAAACTTTTGACTGATTTAACATATTAGGCTGTTAGGAAGGATTTGTTTGGATGCTGTCAAATTGTGAACTGTTTATCCAATCTTTGTCCTTTTTCAGACAAACATGTTTGGCAGATGTGTCAGATGAATGTTAGAATTATGTTTCTCCATAGCACACAAAGCAACAACTGGACACACTACTGGCATTAAATTTTGCAAATTACTGTACCTTGGCTAAAAGAGGGATCCATTCATTAACATCCCCATGAAAAGAAAGTTAGAAAAAAAGCTGAAGAGACTGATGCCCAGAGCAAGCTCCAAAGCCTTGTTTGGACATTCTGCATTACGAACACCCTCGGAGGTTCTGATGAAGCCCAAGCCCCCACCCACCCCCTGGCATGTGTGTTTGACGTCTCACATTCATTAAGATTTCTCCCACATGTCCTTCACATCATGTTATGGTATTATTGAAGCAAGAATTTTCATCTTCTTAATACGAAGCCAATTGACTGATTAAGTGGCTGATCTAAAGTGTTCCTACTATTTTATATTGAAACTCAGACTGAACCTAGCTTTCAGTtcagtttgttaaaaaaataaagctgCAAAGTTCTTCTCTCTCATAAACAATCAATTTGTCTTTAAGTGGAAACCAAAGAAGGATTAACATAATCAAGTTCCACTTCTTCCTTTTTGGACATACCTTATTGTTATTTGTGGAGTTTGGTTAAATAAATGCTCGTCTACTATTAATTTATGTCTAACCCTTGTACTGTTTTCTCTGACTGTTCATTCAGAAACCATTGGGTTTACTGTCTCTGTTGGATGAGGAGTCTACCTTCCCAAATGGAACTGATTTGACATTTGCTGACAAGCTGAAGCGGCATCTGAACTCAAATTCTTGCTTTAGGGCAGAACGAGCCACTGCTTTCACTGTCCTCCACTACGCAGGAGAGGTTGTCACTTGTTCATTAACAAATTCTCTGCTTTTGAGAAATATTGAGGCATTTGTTATAAAACTGCAAGtacaaatggttgtgatctGTCACAATGAATTTTAATAAGTCTGCTGTTGTAGGTCTCAATTAACCAAGCTGAATTAGTCCCTAGATTAGCAGTGAGTGGACTGAATCATCTTCTCACTCAATTCAAAGCCTCAAAGGGATTTACTTGATGCTGTCCCGAGCTTGCATACTGTCCATTCCTTGACCCTAATGTTTTCAGATCATGTTCTAATTGAGGAGGGGTCATGGGGGCGATCCAGGAAAGAAGACCTAGATAGGTTTGGTCTAAACAATGTTGTGGCATAAGGGATGAATAGCTAATCAAAATCATTGTTGTTTCCCTTTCTTCATTAGAATCCCTGATCCCAAATGACTGCGGGTAACCGCCAAGTGCAGGCTGGCTGAAAAGCTATAAGTTCTGTaataaagggattttttttttttttttttaagaccagtagtggagccttgtgcactgggttgctctttttttactTTGTGGTGATGTACGTCCTAAAAAAGAAATCACGTGACTGGACTGTTTCctatgtttctttcttctttgatgtcaaaaACTCTATGTTATGGTGATGAGCAAGTCAGTGAGAGTTAAAGCTCCTAGCTATCTTGTGGTTGCATCACACGTCCATGCATGCCCAACTGGTGCACCACGGTGTCTTCTGTGAATCACCTTGTTCTCTGAAATGCACTATAgttttttcccttctatttaTTCTTGCTGCCTAAAGATTTGAATCTAATTTGCTTCTCTACTTAGGTTGCATATGATACTAATGGGTTCTTGGAGAAGAACAAGGATCTATTGCATTTAGACTCTATTCAGCTTCTGTCATCTTGTGCATGCCGACTCCCTCAGGCATTTGCATCCAATATGCTTATGCATTCTGAGAAACCAGTGGTGGGTCCTTTATATAAATCAGGTGGAGCAGATTCGCATAAGCTAAGTGTTGCAACAAAGTTTAAGGTAAAATGTgaattttagtttctttcttGTGCCTGGACTTGACTTTAAAGTGTCTCGTAGTCCATaatcattttaaaaatttacaaaagatgaagaaatgcaAAAGAGAATGATAGAAATAAACTACATAATTGTCCATGTTGAAATCGAGTTTGAAGCTCCATGCACCTGCTCTGTGGTCTGAAATAGCTGTTGTGATACAATTTTAATGAGCTGACAGGAAGTTTACTTACAAATAGTCAATAAAAATTTACAGATTAGGATAAATAATGGTCACAAAACAATGTCTGTTATCACAACTTAATCTTTTAACACTCCTTGAGAAAGGTGCCTGCAACTGCATTGTTCTTTACTGGATTCTACTTTTGTCTTTTGACCCTAGTAGCACTCTCAAGGGTTttgcttttaaaaaatttaactcGTAGATTGAGACCTGTCTAGCCCAAATTTAGGGCTCTCATATGCCTTCCTGTGCTTGTCATTATTAACTATAGTAGTGGTTTTTGTTTAGGGTCAACTTTTCCAACTGATGCAACGCCTGGAGAACACAACACCTCACTTCATTCGTTGTATCAAACCCAACGATTTGCAGTGTCCTGGAATCTATGAACAGGGTCTTGTATTGCAGCAGCTAAGATGTTGTGGAGTCCTCGAGGTGGTTCGGATATCAAGATTAGGCTACCCTACTAGGATGTCTCACCAAAAATTCTCAAGAAGGTTGCTATTCAATTAGATATTCTTCTCTGTTGTTGTAACAAGTCCTTTTAAAGTTACAATGTATTTCAAAAGTGCCTAATTTTTTTCCCTGGCTTTTTTGAAATTTACACAAGGTACGGTTTTCTTCTTCTGGAGAGTGTTGCGTCTAAAGATCCATTAAGCGTTTCAGTCGCTATTCTTCACCAGTTCAATATTCTGCCAGAGATGTATCAAGTGGGCTACACGAAATTATTTTTCCGAACAGGGCAGGTAGCATAATACTTCTTGACCATtgtatttcttttaatatttagGGTCTTAGTGGCATTTTCTAGTCAAGCTTCTTCATCCAAACTAAAAAGTTATTATACCTATGCTACGCATTTTTGAGTTTTTGGTTATTGCCAGTCAAAGGTATATCATAGtcctagaaaataaaagcaattcCATATGTTATTTGGACAACAAGATGATAATATGGTAGATGCTCAGCCTAGGGCTATGTCAAGGTGGGAGCCATCATAATGTGGGTATGGTTGTATTTCGTAATTTGGGTGAAAGCTTCCTTGCCTTGTTGGATTTGGTTTCTGTAGAATGAATGAGGTCCTTGCTGGTCATGCATCATTGCTAACTCAACATATCCAAGCATTTATATTTGAGACTTGACCttggaagaaaaattttctGATTAATATTGTCATGAATGTTCTGGAAAGAGATAGGTTTTCAAATTCAATGTTCTTGACACTGTGGGTGATCAATGTAGGTTTGCTTTTTATTGCTGCTCCATCCCCATCCACCTGTTATTGCATGAGACTGAGTTGCATGGACCCTGCTTGGCTAATAAAATGTGACACATTGTgtgtaaatttctatttctgtgcTTGATTAATCCTACGTATTCGGAAAATATCTACTTTCGGTTACTTTTGTTTGCCTCATCTAAGAGTCACAGATTTTTGAGTGTAGCTTATGTTATTTGTGCCAGAATTGGGAAGAATGttgagaaaattttcaatttccatttttttccccttccattGTCAGAACCATTTCCACTATATGCTTATTTTATTCTGACAGTTTATGTTATAGATTGGTGTGCTTGAGGATACTAGAAACCATACTCTCCATGGAATTTTACGGGTCCAGAGCTGCTTCAGAGGTCACCAGGCTCGCTCATATGTTAAGGAGCTCAGAAGAGGAATCACCACACTGCAGTCATGTTTGTGTTTCTCATCCTTTTGTTGAAACCTCAATTACCATTTAAAGGGGAAGAAATATCTCAGGACCTGACTCATTATTTGCACCCTATAACATGCCATATGTCACATGTTTAAAGGATCAGAACCTATGTAAGAAAAGATATCAACTTAAAGTTTGCACATCTAAAAGGATATGTTGGATTGGATGAATTTTCCATCTAGTCTCAATATTACTTTTTGGATCTTTTTAATGTTCTATTTAAATTCTCATGCTGTCTGTCTTTCAAAGATACTGGTATTTTCTATATCTAATCTCTTGCATGGAACCCACCAAACATTGTATCCTGATCCTCTCATCATGGAAAATGTGGCAAGTTATGAGGGCGCCAGACCCATAGGATGGTGTATTAAATGAAAAACTGGTATCTTTGATTTCtctatttccttttttgatAACAACATCAAGCTATAACTTTGCAGTTGTTCGGGCTGAGAAGTCCAGAAAGGAGTATGTAACCTTAGTAAAAAGGCATAGAGCTGCTGTGGTTATACAAAAGCAGATAAAAGGCAAAGTTGCCAGGAAAAGTTTCATGAATATTCGTGAGGCTTCAGTGTTGATACAGTCAGGTGAGATTCTTCCTGTATTCTGGGTGTTACTAGTAGTTTCCAATGTTTTAAGAACAGTCATAACAAATGTTAAATTGTATCAGTAACACCCCCCGATATGTTTTCTGGAATATATTGATATTTGCATGatacagaaataaaaaattatttctggAATATCATtgtattttaataattttaatttatcatGTTAATTATCCATTTGCTTAGTGTAAAATAATGGAAGTATTTTCTAGAAAATTAAGTAATAATGTATGCACTATGCATGGATACACACTTTTACAGTTTTATTGGAAAGATTAAATTTTGGTTgggacaaaataaaattttgtataAGTAATTTGACAGTTTTATTGAATAGACTTGATTGGCTAAAGAGGATCCATGTAGACAACCCCATTTAgtagggataaggctgagttgagttgtagTTGTTTTGTATTGACAAGATTTATTCCACTACCTTTACAGAATACATATATAATTTTCTGGAAATAACTCTTTTAAATCCTAACATTTGACAAATTACACAATTTTACTTATCGATTTGACATTGACAAATTTTCCAGGAAACATTTTTGTTATTCTACAATCAAACAAACGGTACCTAATATTTGATGTACTTTTTTCATGATAATATTCGATGTAattttatgattaaaaaaaagggataaaattCTCTGTGAGGGAGTGCAGCATTCATCATCACCCCCCACACAGCACACTctccctaaaaaaaatttaaagctGTTTTTACACTTTCTATGCTGAATAGAAGTCCTGAGTTGGTTCCATTATCcttgttatttcttttgttgaacCTTGATTCATTTCATTTAGTGATTCTTATTCAAACCAAAAGTGAGTTTTTCTCCTGACATTTGGCATTTTCAGCTTCAAGCCTTGGATTGAGTATTAACTAACTAGTTGATGACGTGGATACATAACAAGCACTACcacaaggaagaaaagaggccTGCAGCCTTCCTCACAATTGAATAGGGCCCACTGCTAGTGTGCAATATCAATGAGAAAATTgtttaatattatattttaatgaaaaCCTAATAGTAAATATATGATTCCACATGTCTTCAATCCATAGGCCATGGGCCAGGGCTAACTACCTTGATCAGTTGTCGGGAGTACCTTTACCACATAAATGGGCTAGGATGGGCACTCAAAGGATGATTACTGAATGTATATATCATGATTACTTTTaccaaaaaggtaaaagaaaaatatatgtatCTTGACCCCTGATAAACATTTTTTGCAGTTATTCGAGGCTGGCTTGTTAGAGTGTGTTCTGAAGATGTACGTTTAATAAACACAACCAAGAAATTTGAAGGCACAAAGGTATTCTATGCCACTAATATATCAACTCTCTTCAATGTACTTTCTCGCTCATTTTGGTGCCCAGAATATCTTTTGGCACATTTTTGGTATATTTCCAAATGAAAGCCGGCTTTTAGTACACTTGTCTGTTGAATGCTTTtgttaaaagaaaaggaaaaagaaaaaatctgtTTAACTTGACACTTGAGGTTGGGTTCATTCTCCTGGTCGAGAGATTATAAACCGAGGATTTAAAACTCAGTACTGCAGATGAGATCGGGCTGTGGTAATCTGGCCTGATCCTGTCTAATCTTTGACTGGAACCGTGAGGTACTGGCATTATCTGATAGATTGCGTCAATCCATCCACCTGAAATGATCCTGATATTTGAAACTTATTTCAGGTCATAGAAATATTACTTACCCCTAATCATCTCTTGGgttttttgaggtttttgaaaTCTAATGTCTCATTGTGCTATCAGCACTGCACCTTGTCATCCCTATTTtatccttcctcttttctcagTTTCTCTTAGGCAACATGGATTACTAAACTAATCATTTGTTATTTCCTTCCACATTGCTCACATGATGCTAAATTGGCTTGGATATCCAAATAGGGTTCTGAAGCTGATGAGGTATCGGTGAAGACTTCAGTCCTTGCAGAGCTACAGCGTAGAGTTCTAAAGGCTGAGGCTGCTCTGagggaaaaggaagaggaaaatgaCATCCTCCAACAACGGCTGCAGCAGTATGAGAGTCGGTGGTCTGAATATGAGGTAAAGATGAAGTCAATGGAAGAAGTATGGCAGAAACAAATGAAATCCCTACAGTCCAGTCTCTCAATTGCAAAGAAGAGCCTTGAAGTTGATGATGCTGCTGCAAGATCATCTGATGCCTCAGCCAGTGTGACTGATGACAGAGATGACAGTTCAGAACTTGCAAGTGACAATAACAAGGGACAGGAGAGCAATGGGGTGAGATCTGGTTCATGGGCATTGAATAGAGAAATGAGTGCTGGATTTAGTGTTATCACTCGGTTAGCAGAAGAATTTGAGCAGCGGACTCAGGTATTTAGTGATGATGCCAAGTTCTTAGTGGAAGTGAAGTCAGGACAGGCAGAGGCCAGTATAGACCCAGACCAAGAGTTAAAGAGGTTGAAGCAGTCGTTTGAATCGTGGAAGAAGGATTATGCGTCAAGATTACGGGAGACAAAGGCAATTCTACAGAGGTTTGGAACTGACACATGGAGTGTTGAGAAGGTAAAAAAGAAGTGGTGGGAAAGGAGAAACAGTGTGAGGTTCAATTAATTCTGATTCATATTTAGGTTATCAGTATCTCGATTTGATTGCTCTTCCATTGGAAttgattgaaaagaaaaatgtgtCAGACATTTTTGTAGCACTTGAAAGGAAAGGGGTACTTTCAGTTGCATTTCAATCCCCAACAAGTTTGTATTGTAAATTCCTCGAGGAAGTGATTGTGTTCTGTTTGAAGAACAGATTCTCATACTCAAATGAATGGATGCCTTTCGTCTTGTATCATTTTCCTTCAGGATTTTAAGCAGTAAGCAGGTCTGGTAAGTAAACGAATGTGAACCATAGGATTATTGAGATGAATACCATGCTTGCATTGAATCTTCAATTGTGAAGGATGCCCCTTGTAATTCTGTCTTCTGGGTGGTGGATCCTCTAAAAACAGTGACTTAAAAACAAACTGGATTAGTCTCATTGTTGTGATGCTACCTTAATAGAAATTAAGAACTTAAAATGACTAGGCAACACGTTGATTGGAACCTAGAACAGAACACATTGATCCAGGCTTGGACATTAGGTTCAGTTGGTTCTAAAATTAGTTAAAAATCCAATTAGTCTGGTTTGTAAGGATCAGTTCTTTTGGAACATGTCTGTTCAGACTTCATAGTaaattattggtttttttttttttcttcttttgcgtGGGGAGAAGGGGGGGGTGAGGTGTCTCAATCCAAGCGcccattaactttttttttttattaccaaGGGTGCCCTTTCTTTGACAAGAAGGATAGATTGGCCTATTTCCACTCCTTGGATTCAAGAATTT from Macadamia integrifolia cultivar HAES 741 unplaced genomic scaffold, SCU_Mint_v3 scaffold1555, whole genome shotgun sequence includes the following:
- the LOC122064210 gene encoding myosin-1-like isoform X2 → MRTWILQLLLCLLTRCAIAIPGGATLTLMLQPRSLLFQKKIQSWCQLPNGDWALGKILSTSGTECVILLPEGRVLNADAETLLPANPDILDGVDDLMQLSYLNEPSVLYNLQYRYSQDMIYTKAGPVLVAINPFKEVPLYGNGYIEAYKRKSMDSPHVYAIADTAIREMMRDEVNQSIIISGESGAGKTETAKIAMQYLAALGGGSGIEYEILKTNPILEAFGNAKTSRNVNSSRFGKLIEIHFSETGKISGAKIQTFLLEKSRVVQCAEGERSYHIFYQLCAGAPPVIREKLNIRNVNEYKYLSQSSCFSISGVDDAERFHTVMEAMDSVHISKEDQHNVFAMLAAVLWLGNISFNVIDNENHVEAVVDEGLNTVAQLIGCNVDALNLALSTHKMRVGNDNIVQKLTLSQAIYTRDALGKSIYACLFDWLVDQINKSLEVGKQRTGRSISILDIYGFESFDKNSFEQFCINYANERLQQHFNRHLFKLEQEEYIQDGIDWTKVDFEDNQGCLNLFEKKPLGLLSLLDEESTFPNGTDLTFADKLKRHLNSNSCFRAERATAFTVLHYAGEVAYDTNGFLEKNKDLLHLDSIQLLSSCACRLPQAFASNMLMHSEKPVVGPLYKSGGADSHKLSVATKFKGQLFQLMQRLENTTPHFIRCIKPNDLQCPGIYEQGLVLQQLRCCGVLEVVRISRLGYPTRMSHQKFSRRYGFLLLESVASKDPLSVSVAILHQFNILPEMYQVGYTKLFFRTGQIGVLEDTRNHTLHGILRVQSCFRGHQARSYVKELRRGITTLQSFVRAEKSRKEYVTLVKRHRAAVVIQKQIKGKVARKSFMNIREASVLIQSVIRGWLVRVCSEDVRLINTTKKFEGTKGSEADEVSVKTSVLAELQRRVLKAEAALREKEEENDILQQRLQQYESRWSEYEVKMKSMEEVWQKQMKSLQSSLSIAKKSLEVDDAAARSSDASASVTDDRDDSSELASDNNKGQESNGVRSGSWALNREMSAGFSVITRLAEEFEQRTQVFSDDAKFLVEVKSGQAEASIDPDQELKRLKQSFESWKKDYASRLRETKAILQRFGTDTWSVEKVKKKWWERRNSVRFN
- the LOC122064210 gene encoding myosin-1-like isoform X1 gives rise to the protein MAPVEMDTSEMPKKPLSKGQVPPLLQPIRSLPFDIRFTEESHTTSNGISSAIPNKDDFADEVDEGLDKMEQSNEESPYSSRTLSLEETDRSSDGDENLDSATSSLPTHSLCHSDSRWSDANAYVAAKKKKIQSWCQLPNGDWALGKILSTSGTECVILLPEGRVLNADAETLLPANPDILDGVDDLMQLSYLNEPSVLYNLQYRYSQDMIYTKAGPVLVAINPFKEVPLYGNGYIEAYKRKSMDSPHVYAIADTAIREMMRDEVNQSIIISGESGAGKTETAKIAMQYLAALGGGSGIEYEILKTNPILEAFGNAKTSRNVNSSRFGKLIEIHFSETGKISGAKIQTFLLEKSRVVQCAEGERSYHIFYQLCAGAPPVIREKLNIRNVNEYKYLSQSSCFSISGVDDAERFHTVMEAMDSVHISKEDQHNVFAMLAAVLWLGNISFNVIDNENHVEAVVDEGLNTVAQLIGCNVDALNLALSTHKMRVGNDNIVQKLTLSQAIYTRDALGKSIYACLFDWLVDQINKSLEVGKQRTGRSISILDIYGFESFDKNSFEQFCINYANERLQQHFNRHLFKLEQEEYIQDGIDWTKVDFEDNQGCLNLFEKKPLGLLSLLDEESTFPNGTDLTFADKLKRHLNSNSCFRAERATAFTVLHYAGEVAYDTNGFLEKNKDLLHLDSIQLLSSCACRLPQAFASNMLMHSEKPVVGPLYKSGGADSHKLSVATKFKGQLFQLMQRLENTTPHFIRCIKPNDLQCPGIYEQGLVLQQLRCCGVLEVVRISRLGYPTRMSHQKFSRRYGFLLLESVASKDPLSVSVAILHQFNILPEMYQVGYTKLFFRTGQIGVLEDTRNHTLHGILRVQSCFRGHQARSYVKELRRGITTLQSFVRAEKSRKEYVTLVKRHRAAVVIQKQIKGKVARKSFMNIREASVLIQSVIRGWLVRVCSEDVRLINTTKKFEGTKGSEADEVSVKTSVLAELQRRVLKAEAALREKEEENDILQQRLQQYESRWSEYEVKMKSMEEVWQKQMKSLQSSLSIAKKSLEVDDAAARSSDASASVTDDRDDSSELASDNNKGQESNGVRSGSWALNREMSAGFSVITRLAEEFEQRTQVFSDDAKFLVEVKSGQAEASIDPDQELKRLKQSFESWKKDYASRLRETKAILQRFGTDTWSVEKVKKKWWERRNSVRFN